The sequence CTGCTCGCATCTTCAATGCGCATCAAACAATCCAGAAATACAAACATCCAGGATTTAAGCAAACAAATCTACCCTGGGAGCATCTGAATCCATATTCACAGTTTGGCGCTCTAGAAGCACCCTCCCCTTCTTTTCTGCCTATCTAGTCCTTCCCGTAACATTTGGACCAGAAACGGACAAGAATCTGTAGTTTCACGCGGGACGATTCAGATCGAGTCAGCGACAATGGAGTTAAGCTAAACACTTAATCTTGAAACGCGATGAGGCAAGACTTGTCAAGCCAAAAGGTCGCAGGCAAAAGAGCCTCTATCCAATTTGGATAGAGGCTCTTTTGTGTTTTAAGGAAAGAGCATTATCCCACAGTGAACCAAGCCCTAATGCAGAGATGGCAAAACTGGTACAGTCCAGCCGCAAAAAAACCGAAACACTTACACACCAGTTTATTGAGCCGGAATAGCGCTCACGGGGCTTTTAGTTCTGATCAACACTGAGGATGCAGTCGCTATTCACAAGCAATTCCGTCATTGTCCCGATCTCGCCCGCGCGTGTAGTTCGTATCGCCCGGTGTAAAGCGACTTAATCCCATTCGTCGCAACTCTTTACACGTGCCAGCAACATACCCTTGAGTAGACATCGTTCCTTGGGTTCGCCTAGGGTTGCTACGTTGCCGCCTGAACACAGACGGCATGATTGGATTACGCTGATTCCAATACCCAAGCCGCCGCTTCTTTGCCCGTTGTTCAGCCTTGAGATATAGCGATTTCGTATCGCGACAGGCATCAAGGTATTGCCGAAATAGGGGTTTGGGTAGCATCGGAACCAAAACGCACGCTAAGCCGCTTTCGCTTTCTGTACCAATTAAACCCTCTTGCAAGGAGGAGGCTGAAACCCCTGGTATACCTTGTCAAATTCTTGTACCAATTAGCCTAGTGTTCAACTGGTACATCTCGCTGAGACTGAATGAGTTCAAATATACCAACCCTGAAACCCCTATGCACCAGTTATTTCAGCCTTAGCGGATCTTTCTGTTCCAAAACTACTCGAACCCCACTTATAGATATTGTTAACGTCTATTGATATACGCAATACTAATACACATAAAGACGAATACCGCGTATATAATTGCCGCGGCCTCACTCGAAACAACACTAGAGAACCATTCAGAAACGCGCATTCCCCATTGAATCACTGGCAGTATCGGTTGGATTAGCCAGTTAATCACGGAGCTAACGATGATAATAGTTACAACGGCCATGACTTTGCTATCCGCCATAAATTATCGCCTCAAATTACTTCAAGTAGATTCTCCGAGATAACTATACCTAAAACTGTCTTGCAAAGAAGTTTTAGG is a genomic window of Romeriopsis navalis LEGE 11480 containing:
- a CDS encoding excalibur calcium-binding domain-containing protein — its product is MLPKPLFRQYLDACRDTKSLYLKAEQRAKKRRLGYWNQRNPIMPSVFRRQRSNPRRTQGTMSTQGYVAGTCKELRRMGLSRFTPGDTNYTRGRDRDNDGIACE